The genomic region ATCGTCTCACCAAGATTCGCCGTATCGCACGTAAAACCAGCACGGGGTGGAAGAAGAGCGCGCTTTCGATGGGCTTCCGGACGGGCGGATCGACGCGATCTACCTCCATTGGACCGGCGACGATGAAGAACGCGTCTTCGACAGCTATCATTTCTGCGTCGCGCGGCAGCACGGCCGCCTGCGCGTCGTTCGGACGCACGACCTGCGCGAGAACATGCGCGACATAGGCGAGAATCCATCCGCCCCCTACGCCGCGCATACCTTCGGACGCA from Candidatus Dormiibacterota bacterium harbors:
- a CDS encoding N-acetylmuramoyl-L-alanine amidase, with translation MEEERAFDGLPDGRIDAIYLHWTGDDEERVFDSYHFCVARQHGRLRVVRTHDLRENMRDIGENPSAPYAAHTFGRNSYAVGLAIAGMRGANPHDFGPYPLRDDAVDALCRTIARLAARYAIPIEPDRVMTHAEAALADGYFGL